The proteins below come from a single Microtus ochrogaster isolate Prairie Vole_2 chromosome 8, MicOch1.0, whole genome shotgun sequence genomic window:
- the Itpripl2 gene encoding inositol 1,4,5-trisphosphate receptor-interacting protein-like 2 — MSVRYTLNLKVFWPVVTGLCTALVCLYHALRSTEGARAEPPDGVDSGFPLLKVAILLLLGYILLRCRHTIRQRLLPGSSRPCGHANFSARSLQEPGLSILLESYYEHEVRLSPHVLGHSKAHVSRIVGELVQAGRARGSPGPITGGALALAFRGDFIQVGSAYEQHKIRRPDSFDVLVPLRFPPQVALEPRNLGTEPTLAPAFRSCFVCALKAPPSPSGTSTGQWHRDCKPFAEGFCVDVQGRRHLSATLVLRWFQAHLQRSLATVRYSLEGRCRVSLTPGGLEQPPTLHILPCRTDYGCCRLSMAVRLIPAVHLGDGVFLVAPPPPPSPNGALSELPGGLRAEALWGVNTARQEQKLLGWLQERAPPGACYLKCLQLLKALRDLGARGLDPTAATHWGRILSSYVLKTVLLAVLLKEGGPTHSWDEAHLSECLEKLVKFLRDCLLRRRDLFHCVLGPGGAAAEVGPLPKVLREAAPVDLLAPFDQHARELAAARLLSTWRRLPQLLRAYGGPRYLARCPLPRSQRNQGFPEDEP; from the coding sequence ATGTCCGTGCGGTACACACTCAACCTGAAGGTCTTCTGGCCGGTGGTGACCGGACTATGCACTGCGCTGGTGTGCCTCTACCATGCCCTGCGCAGCACCGAGGGAGCCCGGGCTGAGCCCCCCGACGGCGTAGACAGCGGCTTCCCGCTGCTCAAGGTGGCCATCCTCCTTCTTCTCGGCTACATCCTCCTACGATGTCGCCACACCATCCGTCAGCGCCTCTTGCCAGGCTCTTCCCGCCCTTGTGGCCACGCAAACTTTTCAGCCAGATCCTTGCAAGAGCCAGGCCTGAGCATCTTACTGGAGAGTTACTATGAGCACGAAGTGCGCCTGTCGCCGCATGTGTTAGGTCATAGCAAGGCGCACGTGAGTCGGATCGTGGGTGAACTGGTGCAGGCTGGCCGAGCCCGAGGGTCTCCAGGCCCCATTACCGGGGGAGCGCTGGCCTTGGCCTTCAGGGGAGATTTCATCCAGGTGGGCAGCGCCTACGAGCAGCATAAAATCCGCCGGCCAGACAGCTTCGACGTGCTGGTACCACTGCGCTTCCCGCCGCAGGTGGCTCTGGAGCCGCGGAACCTGGGGACCGAGCCCACGCTGGCTCCTGCCTTCCGCAGCTGCTTCGTGTGTGCCCTCAAGGCACCGCCCTCGCCTTCGGGGACCTCGACAGGACAGTGGCATCGCGACTGCAAACCCTTTGCTGAAGGGTTCTGTGTGGATGTGCAGGGCCGACGCCACCTCTCTGCCACCTTGGTGCTGCGCTGGTTCCAGGCGCACCTACAGCGCTCCTTGGCCACAGTGCGCTACAGCCTGGAGGGTCGCTGTAGAGTTAGCCTGACCCCAGGTGGTCTGGAGCAGCCTCCCACCCTCCACATCCTTCCTTGCCGCACGGACTATGGCTGCTGTCGCCTTTCCATGGCCGTGCGCCTCATCCCCGCTGTCCATCTGGGCGATGGCGTCTTCCTTGTggcaccgccaccaccaccctcgCCCAACGGAGCCCTGTCAGAGCTGCCGGGTGGCCTGCGCGCTGAAGCACTGTGGGGTGTGAATACAGCACGCCAGGAGCAGAAACTGCTGGGCTGGCTTCAGGAACGGGCTCCTCCAGGTGCCTGCTACCTCAAGTGCCTGCAACTGCTTAAAGCTCTTCGAGATCTGGGTGCCCGCGGGCTGGACCCTACGGCTGCTACCCACTGGGGCCGCATCCTGTCTTCCTACGTGCTGAAAACGGTGCTGCTGGCGGTGCTTCTGAAGGAGGGCGGTCCAACGCACAGCTGGGACGAGGCACACCTGAGTGAGTGCTTGGAGAAGCTGGTGAAGTTTCTTAGGGACTGCCTGCTGCGACGCAGAGACCTCTTCCACTGTGTCCTGGGCCCAGGTGGGGCTGCCGCCGAGGTGGGCCCCCTGCCCAAGGTGCTGCGCGAGGCCGCTCCAGTTGACCTCCTGGCACCCTTCGATCAGCATGCCCGGGAGCTCGCAGCGGCGCGGTTGCTGTCCACCTGGCGAAGGTTGCCCCAGCTTCTCCGTGCCTATGGCGGTCCCCGCTACCTTGCCAGATGCCCCTTACCCCGGAGTCAACGCAACCAGGGCTTCCCTGAAGATGAACCATGA